One Fusarium falciforme chromosome 1, complete sequence genomic window carries:
- a CDS encoding G-patch domain-containing protein, giving the protein MDGSARSSFDPSRLTKAAAAEYSSSASESEDEYLAPGLDADNDFGDFNPRKRRRVGGNNKEKAALGIFGSDSEDDGPARKWKKTTLRNKGMNFVSTGAGSDKEEDAQDEDSEDNRPVLGGNAMDEDDDEDEEEARGVGLGFGAARAFGRNDDTQNSSRSGSADAPSFPTFRTRFDGKNPLGMGFVPSSANEPVLKNPQNDGSPTPRNKPQPSAFGAKGKVNPKSFGARMMAKMGYKEGQGLGKEGQGRNIIIEAHLRPQGRGLGAVKEKSEQERQEEKRQAQLRGEVVVDSDEEEKKKRRKKAKAKSLGAAFDSAASTPRRQKPKYLTAEELKAAAPGLHIPDAFAPILDMTGPGSKMLTSTSGIMTPTTGTATPESSEVIEAKKLVRRAQADLLAFSDEWKSLQERKTWIDLELKEKEQEMDDLRSDFERLQVFSQLVNGELATADWGQVISCLQKALELKAATAEITDIAVAAIHPFLREADWDPLKEPTRFASELKGLLPLFMPTKSDHQSLGKWQSSAVNEDDVYRRHHKSTTPYESMMYKNWLPKALAAVRSWDVLDPTPMLSILEAWDDLLPPFIRAQFIDNIARKLETAVSDWNPKKRRQSHLPHIWLFPWLQYLPSYHLDPKGTGLVADVRRKFRQLIDVWEFERGLFPGLTDWEGVLGDQWRPLVMSHVLPSMGKYLRRNFRVDPADQEPYLPVLTGILKWTPMLGRRVIAEVLMQHLFPMWHKKLTEWLALDEADLSEVAEWYGWWRGVLPQEVAEMRSVKSEFDKGLRVMAKAVAGA; this is encoded by the coding sequence ATGGACGGGTCTGCGCGATCGTCATTTGATCCCTCGCGACTCACCaaagccgccgccgcagaATACTCCTCCTCCGCGTCTGAATCCGAAGATGAGTACCTCGCGCCTGGACTCGACGCCGACAACGACTTTGGAGACTTCAACCCTCGAAAACGGCGGCGCGTTGGAGGCAACAACAAGGAAAAGGCAGCGCTGGGTATCTTCGGCTCCGACAGCGAGGACGATGGCCCCGCTAGGAAATGGAAGAAGACGACCCTGAGGAACAAAGGCATGAATTTTGTTTCAACGGGCGCGGGCAgcgacaaagaagaagatgcccAAGACGAAGATTCCGAAGACAACCGACCAGTTTTAGGAGGCAATGCCatggacgaagatgacgacgaggacgaggaagaagcgcgCGGTGTAGGACTTGGATTTGGAGCAGCAAGAGCTTTCGGGCGCAACGACGATACGCAGAACTCGAGTCGAAGTGGGAGCGCCGACGCGCCATCATTCCCGACCTTTCGAACCCGTTTCGATGGAAAGAATCCCCTCGGCATGGGCTTTGTTCCATCCTCTGCAAACGAGCCGGTGCTCAAAAACCCACAGAACGATGGCTCTCCAACGCCACGTAACAAGCCTCAACCGAGCGCCTTCGGTGCCAAGGGAAAGGTCAATCCCAAGTCTTTTGGTGCTCGAATGATGGCAAAGATGGGTTACAAGGAGGGGCAAGGTCTGGGTAAAGAGGGCCAGGGACGAAATATCATCATCGAGGCACACCTTCGTCCACAAGGCAGAGGTCTAGGTGCTGTCAAAGAAAAGTCGGAACAGGAGCGtcaggaggagaagcgacAAGCGCAGCTACGGGGCGAAGTTGTGGTTGAttccgatgaggaggaaaagaagaagagacggaagaaggcaaaggccaAGTCACTTGGGGCTGCGTTCGACAGCGCAGCTAGTACGCCGCGACGTCAGAAACCAAAGTACCTTACTGCagaagagctcaaggccgctgCCCCTGGCCTTCATATCCCAGATGCATTCGCCCCAATCCTCGACATGACAGGGCCGGGTAGCAAGATGCTGACATCAACGAGCGGCATCATGACACCAACTACGGGTACGGCGACACCAGAGTCTTCGGAGGTTATCGAGGCAAAAAAGCTAGTCAGGAGAGCTCAGGCCGATCTCTTAGCCTTTTCCGACGAGTGGAAGAGCTTGCAGGAGAGAAAGACATGGATCGACTTggagctgaaggagaaggaacaAGAGATGGACGATCTACGGTCAGACTTTGAGAGGTTGCAGGTATTCTCACAACTTGTCAACGGAGAGCTTGCAACAGCCGACTGGGGCCAGGTCATCAGTTGTCTACAGAAAGCCCTCGAACTCAAGGCCGCAACCGCCGAGATCACCGACATCGCAGTTGCAGCCATCCATCCGTTCCTTCGGGAGGCAGATTGGGATCCTCTGAAGGAACCTACCCGGTTCGCTTCAGAGCTCAAAGGCCTACTACCCCTATTTATGCCGACAAAATCAGACCACCAATCTCTGGGCAAGTGGCAGTCATCGGCGGTGAATGAAGACGATGTTTATCGCCGCCATCACAAGTCTACAACTCCATACGAGAGTATGATGTACAAGAACTGGCTTCCCAAAGCCCTCGCTGCGGTTCGTTCTTGGGATGTCCTTGACCCAACACCCATGCTCAGCATCTTGGAGGCTTGGGATGATCTTCTACCTCCCTTTATCCGCGCGCAGTTCATCGACAACATCGCTCGAAAGTTGGAGACGGCAGTGTCGGATTGGAACCCAAAGAAGAGGCGTCAAAGCCATCTCCCGCATATTTGGTTGTTCCCCTGGCTTCAGTACTTGCCATCATATCATCTGGATCCCAAGGGCACTGGCCTTGTGGCCGATGTCAGAAGAAAGTTCAGACAACTCATCGATGTATGGGAGTTTGAGCGAGGCCTCTTCCCAGGGCTCACTGACTGGGAGGGTGTTCTTGGAGACCAGTGGCGTCCGCTTGTCATGTCGCACGTCCTGCCGTCCATGGGCAAGTACCTACGTCGGAATTTCCGCGTGGACCCTGCCGATCAGGAACCTTACCTGCCGGTGCTGACGGGAATCCTCAAGTGGACGCCCATGCTGGGTAGACGGGTCATCGCCGAGGTGCTCATGCAACACTTGTTCCCCATGTGGCACAAGAAGTTGACGGAGTGGCTCGCCCTCGACGAGGCTGACTTGAGCGAGGTGGCCGAGTGGTATGGATGGTGGAGGGGTGTTTTGCCCCAGGAGGTCGCCGAGATGAGATCCGTAAAGTCCGAGTTTGACAAGGGACTACGGGTGATGGCCAAGGCGGTTGCAGGAGCATAA